In the genome of Thunnus thynnus chromosome 6, fThuThy2.1, whole genome shotgun sequence, the window TAAAGAGATTCAAGTAATGCTGTGTTTTTAAGATTACACTGATTGCAAGATGGTAGTTTTAATTTCCAGTTGGGTCCTAACAAGAGCTAATTGAAGACGAAACACTCATACTAAGGATGGACTACacataaaacaagaaatgtACAGCATACCCTTTTTGCATGCTTCATGAACCACCTGTaacacagaggaaagaaaaaaaagtttttacattaTGAAATGAGTGGTAcaaagttttaaatgtgttttactgttgGACATTAGCTCACCATTAAGGCTTCAAAGAAGTCCTCAGAAAGGTTGAACAAGGTCTCATCCCACTGTGGGCCGCGCTGGATCCACAGTTGCCGGCATTTCTCAAACCACTGTACCATGTGTACAAAACCAGGTTCAGTCAACAACTGACTAAGTATATTTACTTATACAATAATCACACACGGTATGTCCATGTGAATTAGATCTATACTTATCTTTTTGATCAAGCCTTGAGCTATTATTTCTGACAGCCCTTGACCACCACCAGGTACTTTCAAATATTTCCCACACTTGTAGATGATGGCGAGACCCAAACTGGCTGATTTGAAATCTTTTTGGTCCAAACTCTGCATAAACAATAAAGATATGGTTTCATTAAACCTCAACATCACAGAGACCTTGGCATATTAGTGGGTGTGCTATGCTACATCTTACCCTGCAGATAAGTTTATCCAATTTTATGAGAAACTGTTTGGAACATTTTACAGGGGTCCCTTCATACATGTCCCTTTGCAAGAATACATCCAGTGCTTGGACGTCCCCACTCTTGAACACCTCATCAATGACTTTCTCCAACTGCACATGAAAATGATTcgttaaaatgtatttttcactcTTGCTTAAACATATATTACAGTAAAGTTAGGCTCAGCTGTTAAAAGTTTGCATTCCCACCTGTGTGTCCTGACTCGGTGCCATTCTTCCTTCCGAGAAAGATCCCTTTATGCGTTACTGCCACTCAGGCTCTGCTGTCTTCAAAATGATCGTGTAACGTTACGTGAATTTCAAATCAAACAACCGGCCTATTAAACAATCTGAACGCTAACCACAtccccaaaacaaacaagaattaACTTCATGAATAGGTGAAAGTTAACACATTTGTGTTCTGTTTGTTATGTCAAGCCATCTAGCAAAAGCCATGTTCAGTTGACGTTACACTTAAGTTAGCTACGGACTAACGTTAATGTTAGTTAAGTGGGAGGGACTTCAGTTGGGTGGTAGGCGTTATCTGTCAAAATGACATAAGTTAAACCTACCTTAAATGCTTTATGTTGTCTTGCACATGAGGTCAAACTATTTCTAGAAAACTTATGTTTGACATCTAACTTAGTCCATTATGTGACCTCATTCGTGGGGAGTAAGATACCTGCTGTTCATGTTAGCTACCGTTAAATTTACTGTCGCTTACTAGCTAATTTCCGACCATAATTTATTGCGGTTTGACCGAAAAAAAACCCCGAAAAACTAGTTTGACCTACCACTGAATGAGTAAAATAGTTCGGGATACAATATCAGATTTGAGTAATCTTATGATTTAGCGTTACTTACTCTGAAGTCAAACAACGCCCTCACACGACATTAACAATAACTGTCACCCgtttttctgacagttttaaAATGACCCAGTGCAGAGCGCGCGAATTCTTTGAGTTCATCGCGCGTGCGCAAGACAGCCCCCTAACATCCACACTGATCTGTTCCTCTAGTTTCTTTAAGGACCAATTCAACAATCTTTCTGAAAAGTTAAACACGTCTCTCGAGTTGTCGGTCCATATTTAAAGCTGAATTGGTTTATACAACTGTATAAGATAGTACAGTTTTTCAGAGAGTCTAATTAAGGGAGGTATAGTCTAGTGGAAGATACATTgctttcttctgcttctgctttcAATAAGAACATTACTATTGCTACAAATGATAATAATCCAAACTGATATGTGTAATTGTGCTTTATTGTTAAACAAAATAAGCAGCGTATCAATTTCTTAATTAATAAAAGACATTGACATTGTATCTATTGCATGGTTTGGACATTTGGTTTGACAACATTTTACTAAAGTAAACTTCATAAAGAGTAAAATGATTCAGCAGACCAAACTCCTGCATTGCACAAAATTATTTTGTATGTCAAATTCCCAGCTGGAGGAAACAGTGAACCGAAGTGCATTCATTTCAGTTTcactgtatatttatgtaatgCTTAGTGGGTGTCATTTCCATTGGATGTCCCAACATTAAAGTGCAATTTTATGAAATAgccaaaatgaaatgaaacagtacaatttttaaaaagaaaacacagaattaaAACAGTGGCACAAAAGCTGGCATCAGATTTAAGTGCACtagtgtttgttattttcattctGGCTAAGTTTGTCCAGAGTTAACTGTATCCTGAGTCTAACTTGATTCAAAGAAATCCTCTGATAGCACAAAATGAACATTAGATGTTACAATGCAGGTATACATTTTAACTAGGTCTTGCTGACATCAGTCATAAAGTCCTCTAAATTGTTTTTCTGCCTTTAGTCAGCATCCTAAATGAAGTGCACCATGCTTTCCTCGCATTCTTTGGGCACAATGAACTTATAGTTATGGCAAACTAACTTATAATTCTTTCCTTCATTGTTGTCCCAGTATTCAGCCCCACAAACTTTGTATTGGATAGCAAACTCTAACACTGCTCCTGGCAGCAAAAAAGGAGGAACAGGCAGGTGGAAACGAAATGTATCATAACTGATTTGGCCCCCTTCTCCTTCCCGGGTCTTGGTGATGGTGGACACCCAAGAGGCCTTCGTTTCTGTGCTGCTCTTCCACTCTGTAAATGAATAGCGAGCTGTGATATCTTTCTTAAAGTCCAAATTGAGGACCTGGGTGATTCCAACGACACCCAGTTCAAAACAAAAGACTCTCTCCAGACACACTTTTTGCTCATGGAGACGATGCAGGAATTCTGGCTGGTCACCAGGTTGTTGGGCAAAAGCTGGCTTTAAGTATGGCAAGGATATCTCCATATGCCTTTTATCTGCCAACTCTGCACCCATCAACAATCTGAAGGTAACATGGTGTGGTACAAATGGATCCTCTCCAGATCTGAAATGCTTGATATCTTCCAGGTCGAGCCCTAAAGAGTCGACAAACCTTACACCAACATGTCTGCATTGCTTCTTCTTTTCTGTAGCGGGAGGCAGAGAGTGAGACCGTTGTCGGATTATGGGTTTAGGTGCAGGCTCACAAGAAAAACTGCGACGGAGCTCTTGTCTACTTGGCACAGAAGCTCTGGGTTTTGGAGGGCGGATTGGAATTGGCTTCTTTACTACATTAGGTTTGTCAGCTTGCAGCATTTCAGTCAGGTTGATAGTCCGGCAGGGCCTTGAGAAGCTACTGTGAGAGCTAGACATCTGCTCGGAGTCTGTAGAGGGGATCCTCTCCCGTCCAATAAACCACCCTCTGTCCATGCTCTGTGAGAACTGGTGCCCTGCTCACCTGTAAAGAAAGTTGTGAAACATAATTTATTAGCATTGTGTAACATTCCATCCCCAAAATGAACTCTAATCAAAAGCATACTGACCCAACTGTAACATCAGTGCGCCCCTTTAACCCAAAAAAAGCGTAATCTTTTGCTGCAAAGTTGAGAAGATCAACTATTTTGCTGTACATGTGATAACACAGAAACAGTCACAGCAGGAAAGAGATAGTGGGCGTGCACTCTGGGAGTACGTGCCAGACTGCATacaatctgtctctctctgacagttACAACATTGCTAAATTGCATTTAATAAAATGAGACATTGACATCACCTCACCCTATAAAGATGTGAAGCGTTATTTAAAGATAAGCTGCAGGATGCTGCCTAAAAGCTTGATCCTCCATTTACAGTATTATAAAACTGCGCGTTTCCGTGCGTCATGGAGTCGCCGCTATTGGTGGCAATCATGTGACCTGATTTGTAACTGGTAAACCGGCTTCACAACTCTCTAGCACACATACATATCTGAAGGGTGCTCTCGGTGGGGATCAGCTAACATGCGCGCAGTTAGTAGGAAGCTACAAACAGACCAGAATGTCACTGACGTCGCATGGGAGATTGAGTAATTTAATATTAACTGTTACATTTGTATGCACTCATTCTAATGTATTTCCTCAAAAACAGGGCTCGCCGTTTCCCCGTTTGAATTCGTCATTGTTTAACAACAGCAATTGCATTCATCAGAGAGCGTCTGAATATTTCGTTTGAAAGAGCGACCGATATGCCTGTACTTCAAGTCCCATGATGCAACGCTGATGCTCAGATCGACGCAAGCGGCGAGCTAGTCAGCAGCAGGTAAACAAACCTGCAGAGACGGCGAACCAAACAAAGCGTATGCGCTGTTTGACCGTCTTGCATTTTTAATGGCGAGGAGGATGATAGTCGATAGACACGCACGTCTGCTGTCACCActtcattaaaataattgcTGTATTGTTGTTCCGCAGCGAGGCGAACCGACGACAAAACAGAAGGACGTGTTTACCGCGCAGAGGAGATCCGACTGTCGACATCAGCGCATGATGCATTGCAGCACTTTTGAGAAAATGGGTGTTTTTAGCCTCATTCTCAGAATAGATTATCAGATCCGAGATGTCGGTTGGGTTCTTTAGCTATAGGGTCATTTAATTTTTCTGGATTCAAAAGAATATCCCCTCTATCGACCTGCAACATGGGTCCCATCATGCAGGAACGCACAGCATCCACGACACTGAAACGCGTCGTCTCCAAAGAGAAGATTCGggtaaaaaatactgaaaatagcGGACCAGCAACCAGGTAGGCCTCATTTTACATTGACACATTTTTAGCCAAATTTAAACTGGTCATGTTTTGCCTCAAACATATGTTAAAGGCGAGCCTTACAAGCCACTATCATGTTTCCACAGTTCAAAGAAAGGTAACAAGATGAAAAAAGGTGCGGGGCAATTGAAAAACGGTCTCCCAGGACCAGGTCAGGATAAGGACACAGTGGCAACAGTGCAGAGGGTGAGTAATTGGCATCCtggtaaataaaagaaagataatgtttcaAAATTATTGTTCtttgagaggagggggagataGTGTTGCAGTGTTACTCCATAAAACTCAGAGactcaaacaaatcaaacaatcacactttttttgtttttgtttttcagggtgCACAGTCAAAAGGTGTCAGGGTCAAATCTGGCACTAAATGGAATAAAAGCAAACTTTCCAGGTATGTGTAGAGCAGGGTTTGCATTCTTACTGGATGCTTTGCTTTGGGTACTGTAAATCCCTAAATCCCCAACAGCTTTTCCTTACACTCGTCTGTCTCTTTACAGCCCTGAAGAAGAGGGAGATTTGAGACCTCAACTCCGAAAACACTCATCTGTGAACAGGAAAGAGGAAAATCAACGAATGTCACAATGCAGCAGTGAGCTACAGCCAAATCGTGGGGGGATGGGGAAAAATCGGCGAGCCCTCTCCTTGCCTCTCTCCCCAATATCAGGGCTACGACACATGCCAACACACCCCCTAACACACTCCCCAGCCCCCACTCCAGAGACACTACCCCAGCACTACAACCAGAAGGATGATGACACTGACAGTGCCAGTGATCTGTCAGACTCTGAGAGGCTGCCTGTGCTGCCCTCCCCCTGCACCCCCTGCACCCCTCCTCACCTCAACCTCCGGGCTGAGGTCATCAACACTGACGACTTTCCCCCGGACTTCCCAGGACCCCGTGGGAATCTGGGTGATGAAGAAGAGAGTGAGAAGCCTAGCTACAGTTACCCAGACTTTCTGCCTCCTCCCTTCAACAGCTGGAGCCTGAGGCAGCTGGCAGTGTTTCTTCACACAGAGGGCCGTGGTGCCCCTCGGCCCAAGCCTGTAGGGCCCTTAGAGAAGTACCTGGAgaggctgctgcagctggagtGGCTCCAAATCCAAACAGTGCAAGCAGAGAGCAGCCGCCCGCCTGGGACCCGTCCAAGACCGCAGAGCTTCCCCTCTGCAACTACTGCTCACCCACCCAGGCCTCACACAGCTCCACCATCCCGACTCAACTCCCCTAAAGGGCTGCGGCACAGCCAGCGAGCCTTCCCATTTACACCTGTCAACAATCCCCCATCACCTGCCTCTGCCCAGCACCAGCCCTCCCGCTTTCCAGTTTGCCCTCACTGTCACATCCGCTATCCACTGTGCAATGGAAGCTGCTCTGCCTACGCCTACCAGCGTCATTCACGGCTAAGCCCGCTGCTTGAGCGCAGAGCCCGACCCGGTGCACCAGCTAAGAGGAGCAGCAGTGAGACCCGAGCAACGTCCACAGAAGGTAGGAGCCCAGGAGGACAAGGCGgcggtgggggtgggggtgggggtgggggaggaGCCCAGACCCCAGTCAGCCCCTCAGCAGGAAGGAGTCATCTCAGGCACATGCAGGCTGCAGGCAATTCACGTAAGCAACCCCAGGAATTTGGAACAAACCCAAGCAGTAGAGGTCAGGTGAGGAAAAGCCGCGTCAGAGCCAACTCTGAGACAGATGTTAAAAAGGAGCCCAGTGGCGTTAAAGCAGCTGGTGCGGAGAAACGTGTTTTTGCTGCTAGTAAGAGAGAGGTCATCACCTCAAAGAGAGTAGAGAAGGAGTGGCAGAGGACAGAAGCAGGAAGTCAGGCTTCTAAATCTGCCATGAAAAGAGCTGCTAAAGAGCCGCAGTCTCTCTCCAAAGCACCACTTAATAATAAGCAGaatggcaaaacaaaaaatgtgcaCTTTGTTGCAAAGTAACCCCTATAGACCTGTAGTGCTTTACTCAGTGGTTACTTGGTACAGGAGCTTGAACTTATGCTTGCTTTCTGTGTAATACTAACATGTTATAGGCTACCTGTTGTGCAGCAGTCTAAATCAGCCAGCGGTCTGCAGCCTTCAAAAGGTCAACACTAACCAGTTGAGCAGCTAGAATAGAGATATAACAGCAATGACTTCAAAGTGTAGTATAACACGTAAATAGAGCAGAATTATACACACTATATGTCATTCAAAATGTACAGTAACTATACAATAATGTTTGACTCTGAACACTTCTAGGATTCAAAAAACATAGCTTTTATGTAAACTGAAACCTGTTGCACTGCACAGTCATCTCTCAGTATGCTACTAATGTTGAAATAGGCATAAAATAAGGATCTACAATACCTTTCAGTATCAGTAATCCATAGTGAAGTTTAACATTCATCATTACATTTTAGTCATCGAATATGACCATAGCCATTACTAGTGGAGTTTTTAATGTTGGAATGTATTTGTTCTCATtgcttttactttacttgatgttgctttgtttctttttttttttggtgcctCATGTTTTATGTTCAGTTATAGCATCTTTAGCTGACAAGGAGGCGCAATAAATGGCGGTATACTGCAGTAATGTATTTTGTTTCGGATGTACTTTGCAATGGTTTAAAATTCTTGGTTACAAGGGCTTTTCATGTTTGAACAGCTTGAATTGTAGTCTatgataatatactgtattttgcatAGAGCTGAGCTCTTTCTATCATTGAAGACAGTGTAATGTTTGCTACGAatgtaaatgcatatttttcCAAATTTTATATACCATAGTTATATTTATGAAAAGTGTTGTGGTTGACTTGTATTTatcattgtcattattatgtttacattgtcatgcacaaaaaagaaatatgtagTAAAAGAGCAGAATGTAAGCTTATATCTACTGTGCTGTACCATTGGTCAGTCCTGTGATCCAGTAGAACTTCAAAACATAGCTGTTAGGCTGTAACATGGGTAATGTTATACATATCACCTCCATTTTCCACCGCATACTTGAAGTCTTTAgaacactgtgtttacattagTGTCTTATCTGTCTCTTGTGATTTACCATGTGCATTTGATTCATGGGAACTTTACATCAACGTAAATGATGTGATATACATCCAGATTGCACCTCTTTACTTAATATTCATGTAAAGTATCAAAGCCATAGGTAGGGTTCCAGGAGATGTGATGTTATtataaatgtacattatgttgACAAGCACGCAGAAAGATTGTGTATGTATTTTCTCAATGTTGAATGCAAGTATTTGTAAGGcatagaaataaatgttttgcacTCCGGTGGCATTGGTCTATTTACCATTCTTAGGAACACATAAAACAATGCACAATTCGCAACTGTCTTTACTACTGAATACACTGCTAAAGCACAAACATAAACAGTTATGCTCATTTGGTCACTAAATGCTAATTACTGCATTCATAAGAAAAACAATTCATAGTACAGTAGTATATGTATTTGAACTGCAATTTTAAGTATTACAAGGTTTGTTGTAGttagaaaatgttttactttaatgTGCATATTAAGACTTGGGTGCTTAGAATCTGATCAGATCATCACTGAGAAGTCATTTCATATGAagtatttctatttctgttatttgtgttcACCTGAGCCGGTCTACTCCCGGACACACAGATGCCACCATGACAACAGAGTCTTCCATACTAAGTATTATAGTGGCAGGACATCAAAATGACAAGTATGGTTAAATCCTCTTCTGGCCTGGAAATGGTTTTAGCAGCTGGCGAAGCTGCTTTTCCCTGTCATTCACACACCCTGCAACAAAGAACAGGTGTATATTTGCAGTATTTAGAAATAATAGAACAATAAAGGGTTTTTCACATGTCCAAATGATCAAATACCAAGGTTTTATTTGCATGAATAAGAGTGCCttacttaaatgtttttaagaTCCTTCTCAGAAAGTTTGCATTAGCAGTTTGGTTAcctaagtgtgtgtttgcagtgaaaCATGAACTGCCAAATGTTTCTAGGTTGACGTCCTCTCTATACACAGGCCCATCCTTCCACATGAGATCATAGCCACCCACCCGTTTCTCCTTGCCAGACAACCTAATGAGACAAACCACAGTTAACTAGAACACAGCTCCAGCATCCATCCTCTGTTGTACTGTATTCACCTTGCAAGTTGTTGCTGTGGCACagtctgtttcactgtttttttttaaagatgcttCTTACCACCCATGTTCTTCACTTTCAAATATGCCATAGCCAGGCTCAAAAGATTATACTTCCAAATATTTATAGATTCATGAATCTCAATAAAGCATGTGATGTCTATAACGaatggagagacagaaagctCTCGCACCTCGTTCCCTCATgacataaaagaaaatcacatgCTGACTCTGGAAAAAGAGGCTTTTACCTTCCCTCCATATCAACAACATTCAAAGTGTCTTCCAGCAGTCTGCACTTCATCTCGTAATCCTCTTGACTACTGGGTGTGTGTGACGGAGAGGCATTCACCTCAATTAACCACCTGCAAGAGATGGAGGGTGATGACATTCACCAAACATTTATTTAGCCTTTTGAAGCAACATCAGACCAATCCATGAGGAATAGCAAACAGTTCAAAGGACTGTTAGAAAAGCACATACGAGTGAATGAATGTGATAATATTTGCATTAGAGAAAGGCACTgtcattagtgtgtgtgttaatatttaCAGCAGAATTATGGCGTACCTGACAGTTTTTCAGATACGCTATGCAGATTTATGAAGTTATTCATACTACGGTTATTTGTGGAGGCAACACCAGCAGATTTACTGCTTTGTTTTAAACATCAAGGTAGGCAAGTCAAACATGTCGAAATGCAGGCCATGTCTGCTTGCTTTTCTGTGCTTATACTGTGAGCACACATGCATTAATTAGTGCATATTTGCAAGTGAGTATGTGTAGGTGATGATACACTGTGTTGGTAtgtgtacagtgtatgtgtACTGTAGGAGCACTTACGGTTTGAGGTTCTGATCCAGAAGAATGTCGTACCCATAGAGCTCAAAGCAGTGTTTGTCATTTATAATGACCTTTTGTACACTCTGTAGACTGCGGACGAAGATGTTATCCATCTCTTTAAACAGGGTCTCAACCATCTCTCTACCGTGCTTTGCAGTCAGATACCTTCGAAGCTGCTGTATCTGCCATTTACATCCCTATGTAGAGGTGGATAAAAGGTATAAAGGATTGGTTAAAGGGGAGAAATTTTAGTAACGCTGACATAAATATAACATGATCTATAACTATCCTTTGTAGTTTCTGAATTACACACCTTTTCGGGATCATAGTCAGGGGCTGTTTTTTGAACAGCTACATTGGTGAGGTGCATATCTGAAAAGAAGCACTAAGGAGAATTTGGGGACTTGAATGACGTAATCACGCCTTCCACGGGGATGTGGATGAAAGCGACACAATTAGGAACAATAGCCTGAGAAATTGGGTCAAACCAGGCTATTTAAAACTGACTTTGCTTGAATATTTCATTAGACAAAGGCTCAACTTGTTAAGGAATGACTGGCACATTGATACTAAAAACTCAGGACCAGATTATCACATAAACATATcaacattcaaatgaatggtGATAAAATGCTACTATGCCAAAAAAGGATACACTTGTCATCAATACTGCTAAGGGAGAAGCGGGTGCTTGAGAAGCGGGCAAAGCCATCTCGATACAGCCATGCCGTCAAGGGAACatactgaaacacaaaaacgcacacatgcacacacactgattcaCAGATTCTGCAAAATTTACactttgtattaaaaaaactgtcatttATAAAGTTCATTACATACTGATGTGACCAGCACATACACCCTCAGATCAAATTTCCTGCCTGTTGGGAGAAAAAGCATATAAAGTATAAAGGATCGTAAAGTTTCTATTCGCTAACTTATGCTCCTGTTTCCATGATTTCTTAAAATGGGATTTGCAGTAAGTGCATTGTTGAGTCAATGCATTACCATTAATTAGGTAAGGGTTCTCTATATAGCGCTGAGCCACATAGCTTTCCACTTGAGCTGCATCCTTCTGTTCCTCTGAGCGAGTGCCATCCTGTGTAAGCACAATTTTATCAATCTGAATATGTgggtgtgtacagtatgtagtatgtctgtgtttgtccttatttattgttattagtaATTTCATTTACACCAAAATATTTGATGATATCAGTACACATTACCTTCTTCCAATCCATGATGTCTTTCAGTTTCCTGAACAGGAAGATGCCTTTCCCTTGAGATTTTGCTACCTTTATAAACATACCAGtaaattttcattcatttcaatttgGGGTCATTTGGATACCAGCCCGAGTTAAACATAACATAA includes:
- the ttll9 gene encoding probable tubulin polyglutamylase TTLL9 isoform X2, whose protein sequence is MSKYKTSGYKGSYDYSKTEEREGKSCVHYKCGLLNTIQDVLRQRPGWVEVKDDGEWDFNWCDVGWLRENFDHSYMEEHLTRKNLMVKNLKRYRKNLERDVGRMEASKCDFFPCTFALPSEYHLFVEEFKRSPGSTWIMKPVAKSQGKGIFLFRKLKDIMDWKKDGTRSEEQKDAAQVESYVAQRYIENPYLINGRKFDLRVYVLVTSYVPLTAWLYRDGFARFSSTRFSLSSIDDKYMHLTNVAVQKTAPDYDPEKGCKWQIQQLRRYLTAKHGREMVETLFKEMDNIFVRSLQSVQKVIINDKHCFELYGYDILLDQNLKPWLIEVNASPSHTPSSQEDYEMKCRLLEDTLNVVDMEGRLSGKEKRVGGYDLMWKDGPVYREDVNLETFGSSCFTANTHLGCVNDREKQLRQLLKPFPGQKRI
- the fam217ba gene encoding uncharacterized protein fam217ba, whose product is MGPIMQERTASTTLKRVVSKEKIRVKNTENSGPATSSKKGNKMKKGAGQLKNGLPGPGQDKDTVATVQRGAQSKGVRVKSGTKWNKSKLSSPEEEGDLRPQLRKHSSVNRKEENQRMSQCSSELQPNRGGMGKNRRALSLPLSPISGLRHMPTHPLTHSPAPTPETLPQHYNQKDDDTDSASDLSDSERLPVLPSPCTPCTPPHLNLRAEVINTDDFPPDFPGPRGNLGDEEESEKPSYSYPDFLPPPFNSWSLRQLAVFLHTEGRGAPRPKPVGPLEKYLERLLQLEWLQIQTVQAESSRPPGTRPRPQSFPSATTAHPPRPHTAPPSRLNSPKGLRHSQRAFPFTPVNNPPSPASAQHQPSRFPVCPHCHIRYPLCNGSCSAYAYQRHSRLSPLLERRARPGAPAKRSSSETRATSTEGRSPGGQGGGGGGGGGGGGAQTPVSPSAGRSHLRHMQAAGNSRKQPQEFGTNPSSRGQVRKSRVRANSETDVKKEPSGVKAAGAEKRVFAASKREVITSKRVEKEWQRTEAGSQASKSAMKRAAKEPQSLSKAPLNNKQNGKTKNVHFVAK
- the ttll9 gene encoding probable tubulin polyglutamylase TTLL9 isoform X1 — translated: MSKYKTSGYKGSYDYSKTEEREGKSCVHYKCGLLNTIQDVLRQRPGWVEVKDDGEWDFNWCDVGWLRENFDHSYMEEHVRINHFRNHYELTRKNLMVKNLKRYRKNLERDVGRMEASKCDFFPCTFALPSEYHLFVEEFKRSPGSTWIMKPVAKSQGKGIFLFRKLKDIMDWKKDGTRSEEQKDAAQVESYVAQRYIENPYLINGRKFDLRVYVLVTSYVPLTAWLYRDGFARFSSTRFSLSSIDDKYMHLTNVAVQKTAPDYDPEKGCKWQIQQLRRYLTAKHGREMVETLFKEMDNIFVRSLQSVQKVIINDKHCFELYGYDILLDQNLKPWLIEVNASPSHTPSSQEDYEMKCRLLEDTLNVVDMEGRLSGKEKRVGGYDLMWKDGPVYREDVNLETFGSSCFTANTHLGCVNDREKQLRQLLKPFPGQKRI
- the ppp1r3da gene encoding protein phosphatase 1, regulatory subunit 3Da, with the protein product MDRGWFIGRERIPSTDSEQMSSSHSSFSRPCRTINLTEMLQADKPNVVKKPIPIRPPKPRASVPSRQELRRSFSCEPAPKPIIRQRSHSLPPATEKKKQCRHVGVRFVDSLGLDLEDIKHFRSGEDPFVPHHVTFRLLMGAELADKRHMEISLPYLKPAFAQQPGDQPEFLHRLHEQKVCLERVFCFELGVVGITQVLNLDFKKDITARYSFTEWKSSTETKASWVSTITKTREGEGGQISYDTFRFHLPVPPFLLPGAVLEFAIQYKVCGAEYWDNNEGKNYKLVCHNYKFIVPKECEESMVHFI